Proteins from a single region of Brassica napus cultivar Da-Ae unplaced genomic scaffold, Da-Ae ScsIHWf_2166;HRSCAF=2819, whole genome shotgun sequence:
- the LOC125600262 gene encoding protein Ycf2-like, translating into MKGHQFKSWIFELREIVREIKNSHYFLDSWTQINSVGSFIHIFFHQERFRKLLDPRIFSILLLRNSQGSTSNRYFTIKGVVLFVVAALLYRINNRNMVESKNLYLKGLLPIPMNSIGPRNDTSEESFGSSNINRLIVSLLYFTKGKKISESCFRDPKESTRVLPITKKCIMPESNWSSRWWRNWIGKKRDFCCKISNETVAGIDISFKEKDIKYLEFLFVYYMDDPIRKGHDWELFDRLSPNKRRNIINLNSGQLFEILVKDWICYLMFAFREKIPIEVEGFFKQQGAGSTIQSNDIEHVSHLFSRNKRAISLQNCAQFHMWQFHQDLFVSWGKNPHESDFLRKISRENWIWLDNVWLVNKDRFFSKVRNVSSNIQYDSTRSSFVQVTDSSQLNGSSDQFIDPFDSISNEDSEYHYHTLINQREIQQLKERSILWDPSFIQTEGREIESDRFPKYLSGYSSMPRLFTEREKRMNNHLLPEESEEFFWNSTRAIRSFFSDRWSELHLGSNPTERSTRDQKLLKKEQDVSFVPSRRSENKEIVLIYSR; encoded by the coding sequence ATGAAAGGACATCAATTCAAATCCTGGATTTTCGAATTGAGAGAAATAGTGAGAGAGATCAAGAATTCTCACTATTTCTTAGATTCATGGACCCAAATCAATTCAGTGGGATCtttcattcatatttttttccacCAAGAACGTTTTAGAAAACTCTTGGACCCTCGAATTTTTAGTATCCTACTTTTGCGCAATTCACAGGGTTCAACAAGCAATCGATATTTCACGATCAAGGGTGTAGTACTATTTGTAGTAGCGGCCCTTCTATATCGTATTAACAATCGAAATATGGTCGAAAGCAAAAATCTCTATTTGAAAGGGCTTCTTCCTATACCTATGAATTCCATTGGACCCAGAAATGATACATCGGAAGAATCTTTTGGGTCTTCCAATATCAATAGGTTGATTGTTTCGCTCCTGTAttttacaaaaggaaaaaagatcTCTGAGAGCTGTTTCCGGGATCCGAAAGAGAGTACTCGGGTTCTCCCAATAACTAAAAAGTGTATCATGCCTGAATCTAACTGGAGTTCGCGGTGGTGGAGGAACTGGATCGGAAAAAAGAGggatttttgttgtaagatATCTAATGAAACCGTCGCTGGAATTGATATCTCATTTAAAgagaaagatatcaaatatctggagtttctttttgtatattatatggaTGATCCGATCCGCAAGGGCCATGATTGGGAATTGTTTGATCGTCTTTCTCCGAATAAGAGGCGAAACATAATCAACTTGAATTCGGGACAGCTATTCGAAATCTTAGTGAAAGACTGGATTTGTTATCTCATGTTTGCTTTTCGTGAAAAAATACCAATTGAAGTGGAGGGTTTCTTCAAACAACAAGGAGCTGGGTCAACTATTCAATCAAATGATATTGAGCATGTTTCCCATCTCTTCTCGAGAAACAAGCGGGCTATTTCTTTGCAAAATTGTGCTCAATTTCATATGTGGCAATTCCACCAAGATCTCTTCGTTAGTTGGGGGAAGAATCCGCACGAATCGGATTTTTTGAGGAAAATATCGAGAGAGAATTGGATTTGGTTAGACAATGTGTGGTTGGTAAACAAGGATAGATTTTTTAGCAAGGTACGAAATGTATCGTCAAATATTCAATATGATTCTACAAGATCTAGTTTCGTTCAAGTAACGGATTCTAGCCAATTGAACGGATCTTCTGATCAATTCATAGATCCTTTCGATTCCATTAGTAATGAGGATTCGGAATATCACTATCACACATTGATCAATCAAAGAGAGATTCAACAACTAAAAGAAAGATCGATTCTTTGGGATCCTTCCTTTATTCAAACGGAAGGAAGAGAGATAGAATCAGACCGATTCCCTAAATACCTTTCTGGATATTCCTCAATGCCCCGGCTATTCACGGAACGTGAAAAGCGAATGAATAATCATCTGCTTCCGGAAGAAAGCgaagaatttttttggaattctacAAGAGCCATTCGTTCTTTTTTCTCTGA